The genome window AAGCTCCACTGTTGGCAAAtactaaaatgacaaaaatatgtgTGTCAGTGCAGGCAAGCTTTAGTAACGGGAACAAGTCACATATGAAATGATCAATGACATTGGGTCCACAGAAGGGCAGCTGCAATGTGAAGATAATTTGTATGATAGAATGTAAGAAGCCTCCTGCCCAAGCTACTCCCACCAGAATGCCACACACCCTCCTGTTCATGATGGAAGAATAGTGAAGGGGCTTGcaaatggccacatagcggtcataggccatggctgACAGAACAATCACTTCTGCCCCAGGGAAGAAGTGGACAGCAAATAGCTGTGTCATGCAACATTCAAAGGAGATGCTCTTCCTCTCAAAGAAGAAGTCTATTATCATCTTGGGTGTGATTACAGAAGAAATGCATGCATCcaagaaagatagaaaagacaaaaagtaGTACATGGGGATACCAAAGAGTGTGGGACTGCACATAATTGTTACCATAATTATCATGTTGCCCCCAATAGTAAAAAGGTagaccaacaaaaagaaaacaaacaatattttctCAACTTTTGGGTTCTGTGAAAGTCCCAAAAGTATGAACTCAGTGACAAAGGTCTGGTTTAGCATAATTCTTGAGAAAAAGTCAAAGTAAATGAGTTCACATAAACCTGCAAATATGagaatttctttatgtattttaatattatcagcaacaaataaaataatgcaaaaattctcagtaCTCAACTTTCTTGTCAACACTATGTGACAGGAGACAGCATAACTGTTTTTTGtgcaaatattaataaatatattaagatcaaatgaacaaaacaatcaTTAACCCGGTGACTTTAGAGACACAGGTCCCAGCACACATGACTACTTAATAGACTGAACAGAATGATGATTGAGATACTTCATCTCAGTGAAAAGTTTGGAGAAATGATTGTTTTTCTGATGTCTACTTCTCCATATAATCATTCAAgtgtctaatattttctttatttatgcatGAGGAATTGATAAGACAAGCAGGTAGATGATCAACGAATAGAAGCCAATGCATCAATGACCTACAAATGAAAATTGGTGAAAGTCACATTGGTGGAAAAGAGAAAGTTCATGTTGAATATAATATCTGGTCTTGAGACTTAATTACTtgccaattatatatatatatatatatatatatatatatatatatatatatatataataaaaatttgatagAGTAAGACATATGGCTTGAaattcatatgattttttttataaaacatgtTGATTAAAAAACTTACCTTCATATCACCAAAGATCAAGAGGAGGATCAATTTGAAAATGTCTAAATAAGACTCACATTTACATGCCATTAATTCTTCCACTTGAAAACTCTTTCAATAAAAACtctttaataaaacatatatataaatatctagCTCTTAAATTCATTTTTCCTAGGTAGATGCAGCTGTAAAATGTTATAGATTTCTCTTTTCTATATGTACAacagaaataaattcataaaatatttaaaaaacattcataatgttttttaaaatacatatatgtatatatgtgtatatatacatgtgtaacttcatatatgttcatatatatacatatagcaaAAAGTGAGTAACAGAATAGTGTCTATAATGGAAAAGCAAAATTATGATTGATATTCATGACTATCATGTAGAGGTAACAAACATATTTACATGTAAGTAAATCTATCCTCTGAAGTTGCTTACAGTTGACAATGCATTGTTCCTGAGGAGGGAAAATCACTCTATTGATGATAGGGCCACTAGGAGGTTTCCAATGTTCCACTGAAAGGCACTATACCCATAGGAGCAGCATTAATTGATTTAGTGGGTTcagcaacaatgacaaaaataaggtagagaggaGGTCTTTGCTGTTTATATATTGATGCATTTCATTGTGTACAGTAAGAAAATCTCATctataaagcaaatattaatgaatatcaaccaggcaaaataaaatattatatagatAGAAAAATTGCTCACTTTCTGTTGTCAAATAGTCTGAAAACAGCTTTATGTGTAAGACTCACGTACCATGAGATGAACTGTCAGACATCAAGGTTTCAGGTCCACAGAAGACAAACACATGGCTCTTTATCATAAAGGGAGTGTTGAGAAAGCTTGATGTAGCTCAAGTTGGCTTCAAAGTAACCATTTACACTAGGATGACCTTAATCTCCTGATCATCACTCCTCCACCtccaagtgctcggattacaaGATGTGCCGCCACAACCTGCCACATCAATAGTTTTATCAAGGTATTATACACACTGTAAGTCAACAAGAGCATGTGAGTATTAATGACAGCATTATTTCTAACAATGGCCACATGCATATGTTGATGTGAAAACTGAAGcactcaaaaaataaaggaatgtcactctgcatgtgtgtttagagagaaaaagacataaaa of Peromyscus maniculatus bairdii isolate BWxNUB_F1_BW_parent chromosome 4, HU_Pman_BW_mat_3.1, whole genome shotgun sequence contains these proteins:
- the LOC102927003 gene encoding olfactory receptor 4C15-like, encoding MLNQTFVTEFILLGLSQNPKVEKILFVFFLLVYLFTIGGNMIIMVTIMCSPTLFGIPMYYFLSFLSFLDACISSVITPKMIIDFFFERKSISFECCMTQLFAVHFFPGAEVIVLSAMAYDRYVAICKPLHYSSIMNRRVCGILVGVAWAGGFLHSIIQIIFTLQLPFCGPNVIDHFICDLFPLLKLACTDTHIFVILVFANSGAFCIIIFSLLVVSYVVILFSLRSHSSEGRRKALSTCGSHITVVLLFFVPCILIYAQNSSALSLEKNIFVFSHVLTPLVNPIVYTFRNKEMKNAIGKMWRRLFNFPGKH